The Triticum dicoccoides isolate Atlit2015 ecotype Zavitan chromosome 6A, WEW_v2.0, whole genome shotgun sequence genome has a window encoding:
- the LOC119315550 gene encoding hydroquinone glucosyltransferase-like: MKWIGAELGVPCYMFFTSPWMLLSLFLHLPELDAGLVGEYRDATGPIRLPGCVPIHAPELPGSMLADRSSDTYAGFLSLAKDAARVDGILVNTFPEVEPAVGQGGTDCVKDMPVHAVGPLVWTRPVATGVNREPEHARLITWLDQQPRGSVVFLSFGSGGTLTRRQTTELALALEATGRPFIWAAKRPHEDTADGAFFGTGRGGDDDDDPLGFLPEGFVERTAGVGLVLLSWAPQTAILAHAAVGCFVTHCGWNSSLESILNGVPMVAWPLDAEQKMNAAMLEAHSGVAARLNAAGPGNGDGFVCKEEIVSVIRRVMDGDEATTMRMRAGELRDRATHALAMDGSSTLALAKVTALWKSSTSSDEK, encoded by the coding sequence ATGAAGTGGATTGGGGCGGAGCTGGGCGTGCCGTGCTACATGTTCTTCACCTCGCCGTGGATGCTCCTGTCCCTGTTCCTGCACCTCCCGGAGCTCGACGCGGGGCTCGTCGGGGAGTACCGGGACGCTACGGGGCCCATCCGGCTGCCGGGCTGCGTGCCGATCCACGCGCCCGAGCTTCCCGGGTCCATGCTCGCCGACCGGAGCAGCGACACGTACGCCGGGTTCCTGTCCTTGGCCAAGGACGCCGCGAGAGTCGACGGGATTCTCGTGAACACGTTCCCTGAGGTGGAGCCCGCGGTGGGGCAAGGCGGCACGGACTGCGTGAAGGACATGCCGGTGCACGCGGTCGGGCCGTTGGTCTGGACAAGGCCAGTCGCGACCGGCGTGAACCGGGAGCCGGAGCACGCACGCCTCATCACATGGCTGGACCAGCAGCCCCGTGGATCCGTGGTGTTCCTGTCGTTCGGGAGCGGTGGCACGCTCACGCGCCGGCAGACAACCGAGCTAGCGCTCGCGCTGGAGGCGACCGGGCGTCCGTTCATCTGGGCGGCAAAGCGGCCACACGAGGACACGGCGGACGGCGCCTTCTTCGGAACTGGCCGAGgaggagacgacgacgacgacccgcTCGGCTTCCTGCCGGAGGGATTCGTCGAGAGGACGGCGGGGGTGGGGCTCGTCCTCCTGTCGTGGGCCCCGCAGACGGCGATCCTCGCGCACGCCGCCGTCGGGTGCTTCGTCACGCACTGCGGGTGGAACTCGAGCCTGGAGAGCATCCTTAATGGAGTGCCGATGGTGGCATGGCCGCTCGACGCCGAGCAGAAGATGAACGCTGCCATGTTGGAGGCCCACTCAGGGGTGGCGGCCCGCTTGAACGCCGCCGGACCTGGCAACGGCGACGGCTTTGTCTGCAAGGAAGAGATCGTGAGCGTGATCCGACGTGTGATGGATGGAGACGAAGCAACGACGATGAGGATGCGTGCTGGTGAGCTCAGAGACAGAGCCACACATGCGCTAGCCATGGATGGTTCTTCAACTCTTGCACTAGCCAAGGTCACAGCTTTGTGGAAATCTTCTACTTCTAGTGACGAAAaataa